Proteins from one Bombus affinis isolate iyBomAffi1 chromosome 1, iyBomAffi1.2, whole genome shotgun sequence genomic window:
- the LOC126919032 gene encoding uncharacterized protein LOC126919032 isoform X2: MKYSAFCILVLTISEPLLVQSANRVLLMIPQQTRRMGPPPWQSSLPRPRKSYASEVHYHKYHGPPVHYHSKKSVYGNSPFPHGGDDFDQGYEHVNHVNIPHGKGISHAVSYGKGYIPYDQIKGSVSFSRERNPSSQEHKYTSESEYSSPPFSSSDAQHSPSSYESPQPETFFPDAETALNYNERQSDRKRLYSSRSIEKDLVTNNPIDLGAATNKDQILLLQQKATDLYKNIVSQPQGGVLLPAGIPSATIGGSKEGIVLRDTIALGEYQQKLQEMTKSWPQFLSNAATTLGNSYQNQQVSASYSTGGSTTPGFSGWSVNFAQPKQGYDVKEDTMEPPVDFRNMPIQSSPYHTFPVPMNVVLPAPTQAVHG, from the exons ATGAAGTATTCG GCTTTCTGCATTCTCGTGCTGACAATCAGCGAGCCTCTACTCGTCCAGTCTGC CAACAGGGTGTTGCTGATGATTCCACAGCAAACCAGGCGCATGGGACCACCACCGTGGCAATCTTCTTTACCGCGTCCCAGAAAATCGTACGCCAGCGAAGTTCATTATCACAAGTATCATGGTCCTCCCGTACACTATCACTCGAAGAAATCTGTGTATGGAAAttcaccgtttcctcatggAGGGGATGACTTCGATCAAGGTTACGAACATGTGAACCACGTGAACATTCCTCATGGCAAGGGCATCAGTCATGCAGTTTCGTACGGAAAGGGTTACATCCCTTACGATCAGATTAAGGGTAGCGTCTCGTTTAGTCGTGAAAG GAATCCAAGCTCCCAAGAGCACAAGTACACGTCAGAATCGGAATATTCATCGCCACCGTTCTCCTCATCCGACGCTCAACATTCACCTTCGTCGTATGAGTCTCCACAGCCAGAGACCTTCTTCCCAGATGCAGAGACAGCCTTGAACTACAATGAGAGGCAAAGTGACCGCAAGAGACTCTActcttcgagatccatcgaGAAGGACCTCGTTACGAACAATCCGATCGACCTCGGCGCCGCCACGAATAAGGATCAGATACTCCTGCTCCAGCAGAAGGCTACCGATCTCTACAAGAACATCGTTTCTCAGCCGCAAGGTGGCGTCCTGTTACCAGCTGGCATTCCATCGGCCACTATCGGTGGCAGCAAAGAGGGAATCGTGTTGAGAGATACAATAGCTTTAGGCGAATATCAACAAAAGCTCCAAGAGATGACCAAATCCTGGCCACAGTTTTTATCTAACGCGGCTACAACTTTGGGAAACAGTTATCAAAACCAACAGGTTAGCGCGAGTTACTCGACGGGTGGCTCTACAACTCCTGGTTTTAGTGGCTGGTCAGTGAATTTTGCTCAGCCGAAGCAAGGTTACGACGTTAAGGAGGACACTATGGAACCGCCGGTTGATTTTAGGAATATGCCTATTCAGAGTTCGCCTTATCATACGTTCCCTGTTCCGATGAACGTGGTGCTTCCGGCGCCCACGCAGGCGGTTCATGGTTAG
- the LOC126919032 gene encoding uncharacterized protein LOC126919032 isoform X1, translating into METFSSYYTLRYLCVAFCILVLTISEPLLVQSANRVLLMIPQQTRRMGPPPWQSSLPRPRKSYASEVHYHKYHGPPVHYHSKKSVYGNSPFPHGGDDFDQGYEHVNHVNIPHGKGISHAVSYGKGYIPYDQIKGSVSFSRERNPSSQEHKYTSESEYSSPPFSSSDAQHSPSSYESPQPETFFPDAETALNYNERQSDRKRLYSSRSIEKDLVTNNPIDLGAATNKDQILLLQQKATDLYKNIVSQPQGGVLLPAGIPSATIGGSKEGIVLRDTIALGEYQQKLQEMTKSWPQFLSNAATTLGNSYQNQQVSASYSTGGSTTPGFSGWSVNFAQPKQGYDVKEDTMEPPVDFRNMPIQSSPYHTFPVPMNVVLPAPTQAVHG; encoded by the exons ATGGAAACTTTTAGTTCTTATTACACGCTCCGCTATCTTTGCGTC GCTTTCTGCATTCTCGTGCTGACAATCAGCGAGCCTCTACTCGTCCAGTCTGC CAACAGGGTGTTGCTGATGATTCCACAGCAAACCAGGCGCATGGGACCACCACCGTGGCAATCTTCTTTACCGCGTCCCAGAAAATCGTACGCCAGCGAAGTTCATTATCACAAGTATCATGGTCCTCCCGTACACTATCACTCGAAGAAATCTGTGTATGGAAAttcaccgtttcctcatggAGGGGATGACTTCGATCAAGGTTACGAACATGTGAACCACGTGAACATTCCTCATGGCAAGGGCATCAGTCATGCAGTTTCGTACGGAAAGGGTTACATCCCTTACGATCAGATTAAGGGTAGCGTCTCGTTTAGTCGTGAAAG GAATCCAAGCTCCCAAGAGCACAAGTACACGTCAGAATCGGAATATTCATCGCCACCGTTCTCCTCATCCGACGCTCAACATTCACCTTCGTCGTATGAGTCTCCACAGCCAGAGACCTTCTTCCCAGATGCAGAGACAGCCTTGAACTACAATGAGAGGCAAAGTGACCGCAAGAGACTCTActcttcgagatccatcgaGAAGGACCTCGTTACGAACAATCCGATCGACCTCGGCGCCGCCACGAATAAGGATCAGATACTCCTGCTCCAGCAGAAGGCTACCGATCTCTACAAGAACATCGTTTCTCAGCCGCAAGGTGGCGTCCTGTTACCAGCTGGCATTCCATCGGCCACTATCGGTGGCAGCAAAGAGGGAATCGTGTTGAGAGATACAATAGCTTTAGGCGAATATCAACAAAAGCTCCAAGAGATGACCAAATCCTGGCCACAGTTTTTATCTAACGCGGCTACAACTTTGGGAAACAGTTATCAAAACCAACAGGTTAGCGCGAGTTACTCGACGGGTGGCTCTACAACTCCTGGTTTTAGTGGCTGGTCAGTGAATTTTGCTCAGCCGAAGCAAGGTTACGACGTTAAGGAGGACACTATGGAACCGCCGGTTGATTTTAGGAATATGCCTATTCAGAGTTCGCCTTATCATACGTTCCCTGTTCCGATGAACGTGGTGCTTCCGGCGCCCACGCAGGCGGTTCATGGTTAG